TTTTTTAGTACTCAGCAGACCACTCCACATCGGCAGGAAGTCCGAAACTCGCCGCCTTCGCCTTCCAACAGTCCTTTTCCTGAGTTTCAAGATAGTATTCCCGGCCTCCGCTGGGACAATGGCAATTCAGGTAACGGAACGGCTGCCGTATACCCGGCAGTTTGAAACTGACGATCCGCATGGGGTATCCGTGGCCGTCATCTGCGACCTCGTGGATTACCTCCAAACCATCCAACCCCGCCATTTTGGACTTATCCATCACCTCATACGCTACCCGGCGTTGTTCCATGTTGTCGATTGCGAATACCTGAGGAGCGGAAATTGACCCGTCGGAGATTGATCTCCAAAGGTTCACATCGTCGAACCTGACGCCATGAATGAAGTACAGACCCCATCCATCAGGGTACTTGATCGCCATGTCTGATAATGAGTGCAGGCGACCTTGATTATCCTTTTCAGCCCTGGTCGGGCGGGCGCAGACCATAACGAAGTCCCGATTGGGCCAGATATAGTTGACCGATTCGCAGACCTTGCGATAAGCGGTAGCGCGATCTACAATATCTTTCGCCAGCTTGAGCTTGCAGACATCCATGAAAAAAGCGACGAAGGCCACGCCCCACCACCATCCGCCTACCCAGAACTGGCCACCGATCCAGTAATGCCAAGAGATCGAGACTCCGGCTTTATTGGCAATATTGGCAGCTGATTGGACCGCGCCACCGACCGCGCCACCGACCGCGACATCGACCGCGTCACGGACCGCGTCACCGACCGCGACACCGACCGCGCCATCGACCGCGACACCGACCGCGCCACCGACCGCGTCACGGACCGCGTCACCGACCGCGACATCGACCGCGTCAC
This sequence is a window from Oryzomonas sagensis. Protein-coding genes within it:
- a CDS encoding DUF6745 domain-containing protein, which codes for MAFVAFFMDVCKLKLAKDIVDRATAYRKVCESVNYIWPNRDFVMVCARPTRAEKDNQGRLHSLSDMAIKYPDGWGLYFIHGVRFDDVNLWRSISDGSISAPQVFAIDNMEQRRVAYEVMDKSKMAGLDGLEVIHEVADDGHGYPMRIVSFKLPGIRQPFRYLNCHCPSGGREYYLETQEKDCWKAKAASFGLPADVEWSAEY